From the Sphingomonas aliaeris genome, one window contains:
- a CDS encoding PIN domain-containing protein has translation MDTNVLVRLITGDDAAQAALALSALDQDFVLLATVMVEAEWVLRSRYRMDRPQRAAALKMIIDLPHAVDIPENAEWALARMMEGADFADMMHVAAAKGASGFATFDKAVANDAGVDTPVPIETLN, from the coding sequence GTGGATACCAACGTACTGGTACGGCTCATTACCGGGGACGATGCTGCACAGGCGGCGCTCGCCCTATCGGCGCTCGATCAGGATTTCGTGTTGTTGGCGACCGTCATGGTGGAAGCCGAATGGGTTCTCAGATCGCGGTACCGGATGGACAGACCGCAACGTGCGGCAGCGCTGAAGATGATCATAGATTTGCCCCATGCCGTGGATATTCCTGAAAATGCGGAGTGGGCGCTCGCCCGGATGATGGAAGGCGCCGATTTCGCTGATATGATGCATGTTGCCGCCGCCAAGGGTGCTTCAGGCTTCGCGACATTCGACAAAGCGGTCGCAAACGATGCAGGAGTGGATACGCCGGTTCCGATCGAGACGCTCAACTGA
- a CDS encoding tautomerase family protein — protein sequence MPFVSIRISGSASRDQKAGIVEDVTASLVARLGKNPNAVQIVIEEVSTENYGAGGQLIADRDAPKSQEDAHAESSR from the coding sequence ATGCCGTTCGTCAGCATCCGCATTTCGGGCTCGGCGAGCCGCGACCAGAAAGCCGGGATCGTCGAGGACGTCACCGCCAGCCTGGTCGCGCGCCTCGGCAAGAACCCGAATGCGGTGCAGATCGTGATCGAGGAAGTGAGCACGGAGAATTACGGCGCGGGCGGACAACTGATCGCCGACCGGGATGCGCCGAAATCGCAGGAGGACGCTCATGCGGAATCCTCGCGATGA
- a CDS encoding polyprenyl synthetase family protein → MSATIHRLDKSTAPSLDPMVRLVAGDMNLVNAVILARMESQIPLIPELAGHLIAGGGKRMRPMLTLASARLLGYTGTRHHRLAASVEFIHTATLLHDDVVDGSDLRRGKRTANLIWGNPASVLVGDFLFSRSFELMVEDGSLKVLKILSNASAVIAEGEVHQLTAARRVETTEERYLDIIGAKTAALFAAACRISAVVAERPEAEELALDAYGRNLGIAFQLVDDAIDYVSDAGTMGKDAGDDFREGKATLPVILAYARGNPEDRAFWKAAMEGHRARDEDFTHAVSLIRSTRAIDDTLARARHYGQRAIDALGGFANGQAKDAMVEAVEFAIARAY, encoded by the coding sequence ATGAGCGCCACCATCCACCGGCTCGACAAGAGCACCGCCCCCTCGCTCGATCCGATGGTCCGGCTGGTCGCGGGGGATATGAACCTCGTCAACGCGGTGATCTTGGCGCGGATGGAATCGCAGATCCCGCTGATCCCCGAACTTGCTGGTCATTTGATCGCGGGCGGCGGCAAGCGGATGCGGCCGATGCTGACGCTCGCGAGCGCGCGGCTGCTCGGCTATACCGGCACGCGGCACCACCGGCTGGCGGCATCGGTCGAGTTCATCCATACCGCGACGCTCCTGCACGACGACGTGGTCGACGGCAGCGACCTGCGCCGGGGCAAGCGCACCGCGAACCTCATCTGGGGCAATCCCGCCAGCGTGCTGGTCGGCGATTTCCTGTTCAGCCGCAGCTTCGAATTGATGGTCGAGGATGGCAGCCTGAAGGTGCTGAAGATCCTCTCCAATGCCAGCGCGGTGATCGCCGAGGGCGAAGTGCATCAATTGACCGCGGCGCGCCGGGTAGAGACGACCGAGGAACGCTATCTCGACATTATCGGCGCGAAGACCGCGGCGCTGTTCGCCGCCGCCTGCCGCATTTCGGCGGTCGTCGCCGAACGGCCCGAGGCGGAGGAACTGGCGCTCGACGCGTATGGGCGCAATCTGGGCATCGCGTTCCAGCTGGTCGACGATGCGATCGACTATGTTTCGGACGCAGGCACGATGGGCAAGGATGCGGGCGACGACTTCCGCGAAGGCAAGGCCACTCTGCCCGTGATTCTGGCCTATGCGCGCGGCAATCCCGAGGATCGCGCCTTCTGGAAGGCCGCGATGGAGGGTCACCGCGCGCGTGACGAGGATTTCACCCACGCCGTCTCGCTGATCCGCTCGACCCGCGCGATCGACGATACGCTCGCCCGCGCCCGCCATTACGGCCAGCGCGCGATCGATGCGCTGGGCGGTTTCGCCAACGGCCAGGCGAAGGACGCGATGGTCGAGGCAGTCGAATTCGCCATTGCGCGGGCGTATTGA
- a CDS encoding PAS domain-containing protein, protein MKNAGRIVIDATGTILEADDAFSATMREQKSLVGANAIAITALGDRDRCTKLVAQIVADGLPIATFKRLIRADGSNIWVRNQLRSIGTPDEPRIEIKLEASLPPKGWVAPDRLLLVARLVFESRRERVRSFGSDLFTDHAWDLLLSAYICEAEGTLITIAQLHARAGISLATGSRWIRALAAEGLLEYEDGGNHALITTPFRLTAAAHHKFEVYLSDLYEKGANGRQVALG, encoded by the coding sequence ATGAAGAATGCGGGCCGGATTGTCATCGACGCCACCGGGACGATCCTGGAAGCCGATGATGCCTTCTCCGCCACGATGCGCGAGCAGAAGAGCCTGGTCGGCGCGAACGCGATCGCCATCACCGCGCTGGGCGACCGCGACCGGTGCACCAAGCTGGTCGCGCAGATCGTCGCGGACGGCCTGCCGATCGCGACGTTCAAGCGGCTGATCCGGGCGGATGGTTCGAACATCTGGGTCCGCAACCAGTTGCGATCGATCGGCACCCCGGACGAACCACGGATCGAGATCAAGCTGGAGGCGAGCCTGCCCCCGAAGGGATGGGTCGCGCCCGACCGGCTGTTGCTCGTCGCCCGGCTTGTCTTCGAAAGCCGGCGCGAACGCGTGCGCTCGTTCGGATCGGACCTGTTCACCGATCATGCGTGGGACCTGTTGCTGTCCGCCTATATCTGCGAGGCGGAGGGCACGCTGATCACGATCGCACAGTTGCACGCCCGCGCCGGCATCTCGCTCGCCACCGGATCGCGCTGGATCCGCGCGCTCGCCGCTGAAGGGCTGCTCGAATATGAGGATGGCGGCAATCACGCGCTGATCACAACGCCGTTCCGTCTGACCGCCGCGGCGCATCACAAGTTCGAGGTGTACCTGTCGGATCTGTACGAAAAGGGTGCAAACGGGCGACAGGTTGCGCTAGGTTAG
- a CDS encoding AbrB/MazE/SpoVT family DNA-binding domain-containing protein, producing MNTQTTLSEKGQVVIPKDVRDALGFVAGQKLDVIRSGNGVFLRPAQQKSGRTTDEIVAELRKLYKHEGPAATIDEMNAAVDAMFAAKSKDDT from the coding sequence GTGAACACGCAAACGACTCTTTCCGAAAAAGGCCAGGTGGTCATTCCGAAGGATGTCCGCGATGCGCTGGGGTTTGTGGCGGGGCAAAAGCTCGACGTCATCCGCTCGGGCAACGGCGTATTCCTTCGCCCGGCACAACAGAAGAGCGGACGGACGACGGATGAGATCGTCGCCGAGTTGCGGAAGCTCTACAAGCACGAAGGACCGGCTGCGACTATCGACGAGATGAACGCCGCCGTCGACGCGATGTTCGCGGCAAAGTCGAAGGACGACACCTGA
- the infB gene encoding translation initiation factor IF-2: MSDTENEKPKLGMRAPLGLKRTVETGKVKQSFSHGRSNTVVVEVKRRRILGPGAAQEAPPVEDAAPAPVAAPPAPPPPPPSPAQSPGNSLLSRQELQAKLLREADEARMNALEETRRREERERIEAQEAERKRAEEARRAGDAADSPAAPEPAPQPVAAPAPTPAPEAPAAPAPVAAQPAAAPAPTPAPAPAPAPAPAPAPAPAPLTFGLDPSMPAPRRFTPVPRPERPKPAPAPVAQPEAPAPAATGTAAPATPGSPIKRAGETLQRPQQTPSRGRTGDERRGGKLTVNRALNDGDGARARSLAALKRAREKENRRLGGPREAQAKQVRDVVVPEAITVQELANRMAEKGADLVKTLFKMGMPVTMTQTIDQDTAELLVTEFGHNIVRVSDSDIDIAIETDADAEDTLKPRPPVVTIMGHVDHGKTSLLDALRGTDVVRGEAGGITQHIGAYQVTLKDKSKVTFLDTPGHEAFTEMRQRGANVTDIVVLVVAADDSIKPQTVEAINHTKAAGVPMIVAINKVDKHGANPQKVREELLQYEVIVEEMSGDVQDVEVSALQKTGLDELIEKIQLQAELLELKANPDRPAEGTVIEAKLDKGRGPVATILVNKGTLKVGDIFVVGAESGKVRAMTNDKGMQIKEAGPSMPVEVLGLSGVPRAGDPLSVVENEARAREVAEYRQGVITSKRTGGGPASLESMFSALKEKQAIEYPLVVKADTQGSVEAIVGAINKISTDLIKARVLHAGVGGITESDVTLAGASGAPIIGFNVRPNAKAREIAERQKVAFKYYDVIYTLTDEIRAGMAGELGPEAFETVVGRAEIREVFSAGKHGKAAGILVTEGIIRKALKARITRDDVIIYQGEIASLRRFKDDVPEVRAGLECGVTFTSNFVDIKSGDYLETFEVELRERTL; this comes from the coding sequence GTGAGCGATACCGAAAACGAAAAGCCGAAACTGGGCATGCGCGCGCCGCTGGGGCTGAAGCGCACGGTCGAGACGGGCAAGGTGAAGCAGAGCTTCAGCCATGGCCGCTCGAACACCGTGGTCGTGGAAGTGAAGCGCCGTCGCATCCTGGGGCCTGGCGCCGCGCAGGAAGCGCCGCCCGTGGAGGACGCCGCTCCGGCACCGGTCGCGGCACCGCCCGCACCGCCGCCCCCGCCGCCTTCGCCCGCGCAGTCGCCGGGCAACTCGCTGCTGTCCCGTCAGGAATTGCAGGCCAAGCTGTTGCGTGAGGCGGACGAGGCGCGGATGAACGCGCTCGAGGAAACGCGTCGTCGCGAAGAGCGCGAGCGGATCGAAGCGCAGGAAGCCGAACGCAAGCGGGCCGAAGAAGCCCGTCGTGCGGGCGATGCCGCCGACAGCCCCGCCGCGCCCGAACCCGCGCCGCAGCCCGTCGCGGCCCCTGCCCCGACGCCTGCGCCCGAGGCTCCTGCCGCACCGGCTCCGGTTGCGGCACAGCCAGCGGCCGCTCCGGCGCCGACCCCCGCGCCTGCTCCGGCACCCGCGCCTGCCCCGGCTCCTGCGCCCGCGCCCGCTCCGCTGACCTTCGGTCTCGACCCGAGCATGCCGGCACCGCGCCGCTTCACGCCCGTGCCGCGTCCGGAACGGCCGAAGCCCGCCCCCGCCCCCGTCGCGCAGCCCGAGGCTCCCGCCCCGGCGGCGACCGGCACCGCGGCTCCGGCGACGCCCGGCAGCCCGATCAAGCGCGCCGGCGAGACGCTGCAACGTCCGCAGCAGACTCCGTCGCGTGGCCGTACCGGTGACGAACGTCGCGGCGGCAAGCTGACCGTCAACCGTGCGCTGAACGATGGCGATGGCGCGCGTGCGCGCTCGCTCGCGGCATTGAAGCGGGCCCGCGAAAAGGAAAACCGCCGTCTCGGCGGCCCGCGCGAGGCGCAGGCCAAGCAGGTTCGCGACGTCGTCGTTCCGGAAGCGATCACGGTTCAGGAACTCGCTAACCGCATGGCCGAAAAGGGTGCGGATCTGGTCAAGACGCTGTTCAAGATGGGCATGCCCGTCACGATGACGCAGACGATCGATCAGGATACGGCCGAGTTGCTGGTCACCGAATTCGGCCACAACATCGTCCGTGTCAGCGATTCCGATATCGATATCGCGATCGAGACGGATGCCGATGCGGAAGATACGCTGAAGCCGCGTCCGCCGGTCGTCACGATCATGGGCCATGTCGATCACGGCAAGACCTCTTTGCTCGACGCGTTGCGCGGCACCGACGTGGTGCGCGGCGAAGCCGGCGGCATCACGCAGCATATCGGCGCCTATCAGGTCACGTTGAAGGACAAGTCCAAGGTGACGTTCCTGGATACGCCGGGCCACGAAGCGTTCACGGAAATGCGCCAGCGCGGCGCGAACGTGACCGATATCGTCGTGCTCGTCGTGGCGGCGGACGACAGCATCAAGCCGCAGACGGTGGAGGCGATCAACCACACCAAGGCGGCGGGCGTACCGATGATCGTCGCGATCAACAAGGTCGACAAGCACGGCGCCAATCCGCAGAAGGTCCGCGAGGAACTGCTGCAATATGAGGTGATCGTCGAGGAAATGTCCGGTGACGTGCAGGACGTGGAAGTCTCCGCGCTGCAGAAGACCGGGCTGGACGAGCTGATCGAGAAGATCCAGCTGCAGGCCGAATTGCTCGAACTGAAGGCCAATCCGGATCGCCCCGCCGAGGGCACGGTGATCGAGGCGAAGCTCGACAAGGGCCGCGGCCCGGTCGCGACGATCCTCGTTAACAAGGGGACGCTGAAGGTCGGCGATATCTTCGTCGTGGGTGCGGAAAGCGGCAAGGTCCGCGCGATGACCAACGACAAGGGCATGCAGATCAAGGAAGCCGGTCCTTCCATGCCGGTCGAGGTGCTCGGCCTGTCCGGCGTGCCGCGTGCGGGCGATCCGCTGTCGGTCGTCGAGAACGAGGCACGCGCTCGCGAGGTCGCCGAATATCGTCAGGGCGTCATCACGTCCAAGCGCACGGGCGGTGGTCCGGCGAGCCTGGAATCGATGTTCAGCGCGCTGAAGGAAAAGCAGGCGATCGAATATCCGCTTGTGGTCAAGGCCGACACGCAAGGGTCGGTCGAGGCAATTGTGGGTGCGATCAACAAGATCTCGACTGATCTGATCAAGGCGCGCGTGCTGCACGCGGGCGTCGGCGGCATCACCGAGAGCGACGTGACGCTGGCCGGGGCATCGGGAGCACCGATCATCGGCTTCAACGTCCGTCCGAACGCCAAGGCCCGCGAGATCGCCGAACGGCAGAAGGTCGCGTTCAAATATTACGACGTGATCTACACGCTGACGGACGAGATTCGCGCCGGCATGGCGGGCGAGCTTGGCCCGGAGGCGTTCGAAACGGTCGTCGGCCGTGCCGAAATCCGCGAAGTGTTCTCCGCCGGCAAGCACGGCAAGGCGGCGGGTATCCTCGTCACCGAGGGCATTATCCGCAAGGCGCTCAAGGCACGCATCACCCGGGACGATGTCATCATCTACCAGGGCGAGATTGCGTCGCTGCGTCGCTTCAAGGACGATGTTCCGGAAGTGCGCGCCGGTCTGGAGTGCGGCGTGACGTTCACGTCGAACTTCGTGGACATCAAGTCGGGCGACTATCTCGAGACGTTCGAAGTCGAACTTCGCGAACGCACGCTGTAA
- the pnp gene encoding polyribonucleotide nucleotidyltransferase: MFDTKTVSAQWGGKTLTLETGRVARQANGAVLATLGETVVLCAVTAARTVKEGQDFFPLTVHYQEKYSAAGRIPGGFFKRERGATEKETLTSRLIDRPIRPLFPEGFYNEINVICQVLSYDGENEPDMLAMVAASAALTISGVPFMGPIGAARVGYIDGEYILNPTLEQVKEGELDLVVAATGNAVMMVESEAKELSEEVMLGAVQFAHKACREAANLIIDLAEQAAKEPWEMAEQADLSAAKDKLKKLIGKDIAAAYKVTDKSKRSDLLNAARAKGKEAFADAAPQDQMAAGKLMKKLEAEIVRGAILKDGKRIDGRTTTQIRPIEAMVHFLPRTHGSALFTRGETQSICTTTLGTRDAEQMIDGLNGLNYEHFMLHYNFPPYSVGEVGRFGAPGRREVGHGKLAWRALHPVLPAKEDFPYTIRVLSDITESNGSSSMATVCGGSLSMMDAGVPLKRPVSGIAMGLILEGKDFAVLSDILGDEDHLGDMDFKVAGTSEGITTMQMDIKIAGITEEIMGKALAQAKEGRAHILGEMAKALDHTREELSSHAPRIETITIDKSKIREVIGTGGKVIREIVAQTGAKVDIDDEGVIKVSSSDHAQIEAAIKWIKGLVEEAEVGKVYDGKVVNLVDFGAFVNFMGGKDGLVHVSEIRNERTEKVSDVLSEGQAVKVKVLEIDPRGKVRLSMRVVDQETGAELEDTRPAREPREGGDRPRGEGRGPRRDGDGGRGPRGDGGGRGEGRGDRGPRRDGDGGRGPRRDGGGSGERAPRAERSGDDNGPAPEFAPAFLTGDRD, translated from the coding sequence ATGTTCGATACCAAAACCGTAAGCGCCCAGTGGGGCGGCAAGACCCTGACGCTGGAAACCGGCCGCGTCGCACGCCAGGCCAATGGCGCCGTGCTCGCCACGTTGGGCGAAACCGTCGTGCTGTGCGCCGTCACCGCCGCACGCACCGTGAAGGAAGGGCAGGATTTCTTCCCGCTCACCGTCCACTATCAGGAAAAGTATTCCGCAGCCGGCCGCATCCCCGGTGGCTTCTTCAAGCGTGAACGCGGCGCGACCGAAAAGGAAACGCTGACCAGCCGCCTGATCGATCGTCCGATCCGCCCGCTTTTTCCGGAAGGTTTCTACAACGAAATCAACGTGATCTGCCAGGTCCTCAGCTATGACGGCGAAAACGAGCCGGACATGCTGGCGATGGTCGCGGCCTCCGCTGCACTGACCATTTCGGGTGTGCCGTTCATGGGCCCGATCGGCGCTGCGCGCGTCGGCTATATCGACGGCGAATACATCCTGAATCCGACGCTGGAGCAGGTGAAGGAAGGCGAACTCGATCTGGTCGTCGCCGCCACCGGCAACGCCGTGATGATGGTCGAATCCGAAGCCAAGGAGCTTTCGGAAGAGGTCATGCTGGGCGCCGTCCAGTTCGCGCACAAGGCGTGCCGCGAAGCCGCCAACCTGATCATCGATCTGGCCGAGCAGGCTGCCAAGGAGCCTTGGGAAATGGCCGAGCAGGCCGACCTGTCGGCGGCCAAGGACAAGCTGAAGAAGCTGATCGGCAAGGACATCGCCGCCGCCTACAAGGTGACCGACAAGTCCAAGCGTTCGGACCTGCTGAATGCCGCACGCGCCAAGGGTAAGGAAGCCTTTGCCGATGCCGCACCGCAGGACCAGATGGCTGCCGGCAAGCTGATGAAGAAGCTGGAAGCCGAGATCGTTCGCGGCGCCATCCTGAAGGACGGCAAGCGAATCGACGGTCGCACGACCACGCAGATCCGTCCGATCGAGGCGATGGTGCACTTCCTGCCGCGTACGCACGGTTCGGCGCTGTTCACGCGCGGCGAGACGCAGTCGATCTGCACCACCACGCTTGGCACGCGCGATGCGGAGCAGATGATCGACGGGCTGAACGGCCTGAACTACGAACACTTCATGTTGCACTACAACTTCCCGCCCTATTCGGTCGGTGAAGTCGGTCGCTTCGGTGCTCCCGGTCGTCGTGAAGTCGGCCACGGCAAGCTCGCCTGGCGCGCTCTGCACCCGGTCCTGCCGGCGAAGGAAGACTTCCCGTACACGATCCGCGTCCTCTCCGACATCACCGAGTCAAACGGCTCGTCGTCGATGGCGACGGTGTGCGGCGGTTCGCTGTCGATGATGGATGCCGGCGTGCCGCTGAAGCGCCCGGTTTCGGGCATCGCGATGGGCCTGATCCTGGAAGGCAAGGACTTCGCCGTCCTGTCCGACATCCTGGGTGACGAGGATCATCTGGGCGACATGGACTTCAAGGTCGCTGGCACGTCCGAAGGCATCACCACGATGCAGATGGACATCAAGATCGCCGGCATCACCGAAGAGATCATGGGCAAGGCACTGGCGCAGGCCAAGGAAGGCCGCGCGCACATCCTCGGCGAAATGGCCAAGGCGCTCGATCACACGCGTGAAGAGCTGTCGAGCCATGCACCGCGCATCGAGACGATCACGATCGACAAGTCGAAGATCCGTGAAGTCATCGGCACCGGCGGCAAGGTGATCCGCGAGATCGTCGCGCAAACGGGCGCCAAGGTCGACATCGACGACGAGGGCGTGATCAAGGTTTCGTCCAGCGATCACGCGCAGATCGAAGCCGCGATCAAGTGGATCAAGGGACTCGTGGAAGAAGCCGAAGTCGGCAAGGTCTATGACGGCAAGGTCGTCAACCTGGTCGATTTCGGCGCGTTCGTGAACTTCATGGGCGGCAAGGACGGTCTCGTCCACGTTTCGGAGATCCGCAACGAACGCACCGAAAAGGTCTCGGACGTCCTCTCCGAGGGCCAGGCCGTGAAGGTCAAGGTCCTCGAAATCGATCCGCGCGGCAAGGTTCGCCTGTCGATGCGCGTCGTCGATCAGGAAACCGGTGCCGAGCTGGAAGATACCCGTCCGGCACGTGAACCGCGCGAAGGCGGTGATCGTCCGCGTGGCGAGGGCCGTGGCCCGCGTCGTGACGGCGATGGCGGTCGTGGTCCCCGTGGCGATGGCGGCGGGCGCGGCGAAGGCCGGGGTGATCGTGGTCCGCGTCGCGATGGCGATGGTGGCCGTGGTCCTCGTCGCGATGGCGGCGGCAGCGGAGAGCGTGCTCCCCGTGCCGAGCGTTCGGGCGACGATAACGGTCCTGCACCGGAATTCGCACCCGCATTCCTGACCGGCGATCGCGACTGA
- a CDS encoding chorismate mutase, giving the protein MTDETLSGYRQSIDNIDAALVFLLAERFKVTQAVGRYKAATDLPAADPNREEMQITRLRGLAKDANLDPEFSEKFLRFIIDEVIRHHEKFASEA; this is encoded by the coding sequence GTGACCGACGAAACGCTGAGCGGCTATCGCCAGAGCATCGACAATATCGACGCAGCTTTGGTGTTCCTGCTGGCCGAACGGTTCAAGGTGACTCAGGCGGTGGGGCGTTACAAGGCGGCGACCGACCTTCCCGCCGCCGATCCGAACCGCGAGGAAATGCAGATCACGCGGCTTCGGGGGTTGGCGAAGGACGCCAATCTGGATCCCGAATTCAGCGAGAAGTTCCTGCGCTTCATCATCGACGAAGTGATCCGACATCACGAGAAGTTTGCTTCGGAGGCGTAG
- the rbfA gene encoding 30S ribosome-binding factor RbfA has protein sequence MKTNDPQEKSVRTLRVGEQMRHTLSDILARGDVHDETLAKHMVTVTEVRMSPDLRHATVFIKPLLGKDEEKVLKALRTNTAYLQREAAARVQMKYAAKLKFLADESFDEGSHIDKLLKDPKVARDLAGSDDD, from the coding sequence ATGAAGACCAACGATCCGCAGGAAAAGTCCGTCCGCACGCTCCGCGTCGGCGAACAGATGCGCCATACGCTGAGCGACATCCTCGCGCGCGGCGACGTGCATGACGAGACGCTTGCCAAACATATGGTCACCGTGACGGAAGTGCGCATGTCGCCCGATCTCCGCCACGCGACGGTGTTCATCAAGCCGTTGCTCGGCAAAGACGAGGAAAAGGTGCTGAAGGCGCTCCGCACCAACACCGCCTATCTCCAGCGCGAAGCCGCGGCGCGCGTGCAGATGAAATATGCCGCGAAGCTGAAATTCCTCGCCGACGAAAGCTTCGACGAGGGCAGCCATATCGACAAGCTACTCAAGGATCCGAAGGTCGCGCGGGATCTGGCAGGTAGCGACGACGATTGA
- the rpsO gene encoding 30S ribosomal protein S15 gives MTITAERKDALVKDHGRATGDTGSTEVQVAILTERIRNLTEHFKTHKKDNHSRRGLLMMVNKRRSLLDYLRHKDGQRYTDLIAKLGLRK, from the coding sequence ATGACGATTACCGCAGAGCGCAAGGATGCGCTGGTCAAGGATCACGGCCGCGCCACTGGCGATACCGGTTCCACCGAAGTTCAGGTCGCGATCCTCACCGAGCGTATCCGCAACCTGACCGAGCATTTCAAGACGCACAAGAAGGACAACCATTCGCGCCGCGGGCTGCTGATGATGGTCAACAAGCGTCGCTCGCTGCTGGATTACCTCCGTCACAAGGATGGTCAGCGTTATACCGATCTGATCGCCAAGCTCGGGTTGCGCAAGTAA
- the truB gene encoding tRNA pseudouridine(55) synthase TruB, producing MHGWIILDKPLGLGSTQGVSAVKRALRQGGYGKFKVGHGGTLDPLATGVLPIAVGEATKLAGRMLDGDKVYDFTIRFGVQTDTLDLEGVEIATSDVRPTSAQLAAVLGRFTGPIEQVPPAYSALKVDGQRAYDLARAGEEVMLASRSVTIHSLHSSPARGGGPSASSADGGGGPPQAERSRLVPSTASGPPPRAGEELEEATLTAHVSKGTYIRSLARDIALALGTVGHVTMLRRTKAGPFDLSGAISLDKLDELAMARALEDVTLPLRAALDDIPALPLTSDQAGALRQGRVLVGVAADDGQHFACFGDIPVALVEVQDHEVRVVRGFNLD from the coding sequence ATGCATGGCTGGATAATCCTCGACAAGCCATTGGGGCTTGGATCGACACAGGGCGTGTCGGCGGTGAAGCGTGCACTGCGCCAGGGCGGGTACGGCAAGTTCAAGGTCGGTCACGGCGGGACGCTGGATCCGCTGGCGACGGGCGTGCTGCCGATCGCTGTCGGCGAGGCGACGAAGCTCGCCGGGCGGATGCTCGACGGCGACAAGGTGTACGACTTCACGATCCGGTTCGGCGTGCAGACGGATACGCTGGATCTGGAGGGCGTGGAGATCGCGACGTCGGACGTGCGCCCGACATCGGCGCAGCTCGCGGCGGTGCTGGGCCGGTTCACCGGGCCGATCGAGCAGGTACCACCGGCCTATTCCGCGCTGAAGGTCGATGGGCAGCGCGCCTATGATCTTGCGCGCGCCGGGGAAGAGGTGATGCTGGCGAGCCGGTCGGTAACGATCCATTCGCTTCACTCCTCCCCGGCACGGGGAGGGGGACCGTCCGCTTCTTCAGCGGATGGTGGAGGGGGGCCTCCACAAGCCGAGCGCTCGCGGCTCGTCCCCTCCACCGCTAGCGGTCCCCCTCCCCGTGCCGGGGAGGAACTGGAGGAGGCAACCCTCACCGCGCACGTGTCCAAGGGAACGTACATCCGCAGCCTCGCACGAGACATCGCGCTGGCGCTCGGAACGGTCGGTCACGTGACGATGTTGCGGCGGACGAAGGCCGGTCCGTTCGACCTGTCCGGCGCGATATCGCTGGACAAACTGGACGAACTTGCTATGGCCCGCGCGCTAGAAGACGTAACTTTGCCCTTGAGGGCGGCGCTGGACGACATCCCGGCTCTCCCTCTTACCTCCGATCAGGCAGGGGCGCTCCGACAGGGGCGTGTTTTGGTCGGGGTCGCCGCAGACGATGGCCAGCATTTCGCGTGTTTCGGGGATATCCCGGTCGCGCTGGTGGAGGTTCAGGACCATGAGGTCCGCGTCGTCCGTGGCTTCAACCTGGATTGA
- a CDS encoding thymidine kinase, with translation MAKLYFYYASMNAGKSTNLLQADFNYRERGMRTVLFTAAIDDRFAAGTITSRIGLHENAIAFERDTDLLSIVHRAGEALPACVLVDEAQFLTAAQVDQLATLADTHGVPVLAYGLRTDFQGQLFEGSARLLAIADSLVEIKSVCVCGRKATMNLRVDAQGVPVAQGRQTEIGGNDRYVALCRKHFTAALAGGATV, from the coding sequence ATGGCCAAGCTCTACTTCTACTACGCGTCGATGAATGCGGGAAAATCCACCAACCTGCTACAGGCCGATTTCAACTATCGCGAACGCGGGATGCGGACGGTGTTGTTCACGGCGGCAATCGACGACCGGTTCGCGGCGGGGACGATCACTTCCCGGATCGGGCTGCATGAAAACGCCATTGCGTTCGAACGCGACACCGATCTGCTGTCGATCGTGCACCGTGCGGGCGAGGCCCTCCCCGCCTGCGTGCTGGTGGACGAAGCGCAGTTCCTGACAGCGGCGCAGGTCGATCAGCTCGCGACGTTGGCCGATACACACGGCGTTCCGGTGCTGGCCTACGGGTTGCGCACCGATTTTCAGGGACAGTTGTTCGAAGGGTCGGCGCGATTGCTGGCGATCGCGGACTCACTGGTCGAGATCAAGTCGGTCTGCGTCTGCGGACGCAAGGCGACGATGAACCTGCGCGTCGATGCGCAGGGCGTGCCCGTCGCGCAGGGCCGGCAGACGGAAATCGGCGGGAACGACCGCTACGTCGCCTTGTGCCGCAAGCATTTCACCGCGGCACTGGCCGGTGGCGCGACGGTCTGA